A genomic window from Phoenix dactylifera cultivar Barhee BC4 unplaced genomic scaffold, palm_55x_up_171113_PBpolish2nd_filt_p 000007F, whole genome shotgun sequence includes:
- the LOC103705407 gene encoding uncharacterized protein LOC103705407, with product MAGVSPGLVRAVLLLMGLGLAGYIVGPPLYWHLAEALGRSSACSPCLCDCSSQPLLSIPEELSNVSFTDCAKRDPEVSEEMDKNFTDLLAEELKLREEEATEAQHHADVTLLEAKKLASQYQKEADKCNSGMDTCEEARERAEAALLEQKKLTALWEMRARQRGWKLGNAKSR from the exons ATGGCGGGAGTGAGCCCTGGCCTCGTGAGGGCCGTCCTCTTGTTGATGGGGCTCGGCCTCGCCGGGTATATAGTCGGCCCCCCTCTCTACTGGCACCTCGCCGAAGCCCTCGGCCGCTCCTCTGCCTGCTCCCCTTGCCTCTGCGACTGTTCCTCCCAGCCCCTCCTCTCCATCCCGGAag AATTAAGCAATGTCTCATTTACAG ATTGCGCAAAACGTGACCCAGAGGTTAGCGAAGAAATGGATAAGAATTTTACAGACCTCCTTGCAGAGGAATTGAAGTtaagagaagaagaagcaacAGAAGCACAGCATCATGCTGATGTGACATTGCTTGAGGCCAAAAAATTGGCTTCACAGTATCAAAAGGAAGCTGACAAGTGCAATTCAGGAATGGATACCTGCGAGGAAGCCAGAGAAAGAGCAGAGGCTGCGCTCTTGGAACAAAAGAAATTGACTGCACTGTGGGAAATGAGGGCTCGGCAACGGGGATGGAAATTAGGGAATGCCAAATCCCGATGA